In Phlebotomus papatasi isolate M1 chromosome 1, Ppap_2.1, whole genome shotgun sequence, the following proteins share a genomic window:
- the LOC129798443 gene encoding phosphomannomutase produces the protein MSIGQRTLVNSSQSPSKIFVNLFTKKTKPSKNFLSMKREEILFLFDVDGTLTLPRSVIDPNFETFLYESIRPRATIGIVGGADLDKMFEQLNGQKILQEFDYIFPENGLVQIKNGIEVGKQSLINHLGEATIQRFINYVLRYLADLEVPIKRGTFLEFRNGMMNICPVGRQCSWNERQLFAEYDRKHGVREKMIRNLREEFADVDLTYSIGGQISFDVFPRGWDKTYCLDFVIKDGAYKEIHFFGDKTDPGGNDHEIFTDSRTIGHKVYSPDDTKRILEEILLHN, from the coding sequence ATGTCAATTGGACAACGTACGCTTGTCAATTCATCGCAGTCGCCcagtaaaatttttgtgaacttgtttacaaaaaaaacaaagccCTCTAAGAATTTCTTGAGTATGAAGAGAGAAGAGATCCTATTTCTGTTTGATGTGGATGGAACATTGACACTCCCACGATCTGTGATAGATCCAAATTTCGAGACATTCCTCTATGAAAGTATCAGGCCAAGAGCAACTATTGGGATTGTTGGTGGAGCAGATTTGGACAAGATGTTTGAGCAACTGAATGGCCAAAAGATTCTGCAAGAATTTGATTATATTTTTCCTGAGAATGGTCTTGTTCAAATCAAAAACGGCATAGAAGTTGGAAAGCAATCGTTAATAAATCATTTGGGAGAGGCTACAATTCAGAGGTTTATTAACTACGTTTTGCGCTATTTGGCTGACTTAGAAGTTCCCATAAAGAGGGGTACATTTCTGGAGTTTCGCAATGGAATGATGAATATCTGCCCTGTTGGACGACAATGCAGTTGGAATGAGAGACAACTTTTTGCAGAGTACGACCGGAAGCATGGCGTGAGGGAGAAAATGATAAGAAATCTTCGCGAAGAATTTGCAGATGTTGACCTAACATATAGCATAGGTGGTCAAATAAGTTTCGACGTATTCCCACGTGGTTGGGACAAAACCTATTGCCTAGATTTTGTCATCAAAGATGGTGCCTACAAAGAAATCCATTTTTTCGGTGACAAAACTGATCCTGGAGGCAATGATCACGAAATATTTACGGATTCTCGTACTATTGGCCATAAAGTTTACTCGCCGGATGATACTAAGCGCATTTTAGAAGAGATCCTTTTACACAACTAA